AGAGTCCGCTGTGGAATAAACATGAGGGAACCCCGACCGGACCAGCATTTAGGAGAACAAAATGAAAAATACGCTCATTAATTCGAGCCTCCTGGCAATTGCGCTGGGATTACTCGGGAATTGTGGAGAGGGATCTTCCGACAGTTCTGCACTCGCGTTAGCTGCAATTGGAGGAGGAACTTCCAGTGTAAAGGTGGCAAGCGCTTCCGATCTTGCGATCGAATCTGCGGATGATTATAACGCGAACCAATACGGCCTGATCACTGCATCTACTTTGAGAACTTGGGTGACCGATTGGGCAAACAATAAGCCTTCAGGTATTACCGGCAACTTAGTGATCTTCCAAGCAAACAAAGTGGGAGCGGATGCGAATAAAAGTTTGATCCTTCCTACTACTGGAGTAAAAGTTTTTGTTTCCGTTTCAGGAAACAATACTGCGCTTTATTCTTGGAAAACTTTTAGAGAGACCAGATACAACGGTTTGATCTCTATTCCAGGCAGCACTGCAACCACAGGTGGAAATGGAATTATAAGTGGCGCTAGCATTGACGAATGGTTCCAAACTTACGGCTTGGATCCAACTAAGGACCTGATCGTATTTGCAAGCGGTAACGGAGACAATTATGGAGCAATCGGCCACCAACATTACGCATTAAGATATTGGGGTATAGCTCACGAGCATCTTGCTATCCTGAATGGAACTATCAAGGGTCAATTCCCGGAAACGGAATTGGGTAATGATACGGACGAATCTGTTCCACCTTTGAACGGAACTTTCTCAGTCAGACAACTGAAGAATATAGATAACAGGATCCTAACATTAAGTATCGAAGATACGATTGAAGTCGCTAAGAACAACGGACATCATAGTGTAAAAGGACTTTCTTCGAATGTTTTAATCTCGGACAATAGAACCGCGAACAATAACAACGATATCAGTGTATATACTTCCACTGCCGGATGGCAGGAGTATAACGGAGGAGAGAACACTACCGGGACAACAAAATCTGCAGGTGGAGCTGTTGCGTTCGAAGGTCACTTGAAAGGTGCAGTATTTGTTCCTCACTACAACGTGATCGATCGTACTTCTTTGGACAATGGTTATGCTTATTCCACTTCTGCAGCAGGGACTTTCAATACTTTGAAGTTTAAATCCAAAGCGGACGTTAAAGATATCTGGGACACTTACGGGACTACAGGCGGACCTAACTCAGGTGCACCCGCATACGAAGAAGGCCAAACGATTCTTCAATACTGCAGAACTAATACCAGAACTCAGACCAGCGGTATTTCTACTCAGCTGATCTTAGGACGTCCTTCTGTGTTCTTAGAAGATGGATGGAGTATTTTCGGATTCTTAGCTGGAAACTTCCCTGCTGCGAATTTTAACGACGATGTAACTGCGGGAGCTTCTTCCTATCCTTCCGTTCCGGTTAAATTTGCAGCGGATGTCCAAGGTGCGATCGAGTCAGGCGCAAGAGGATCCGGAGATGGACCACACTATAATACAGGTGTGAAAAAATCCACAGTGGATTATTTCCAAATCAACTCTTCAGCTACTACGACCAAACAAGCATTCGTGGAAGACTGGAATTACAAAAACCAATAAGCCGCGACTTACATAAACTGGGCGGGGATAAACCGCCCTTTTTCGATTCTGTAACATAAGATAAAAAGAGGGAGTTACTGCTTTATGAAAATATTATATATCTACGCGCTTATCTGCGCTTTATTTTTCTCTTCGTTAGGAAATATTTTGGCCTCCGGTGGATTCGGAGGAGGCGGAGTGGCCGGACAAGCGCTTCGTGGAAAAGAAAGGGAAAAGTTCAATCTAGGCAAGGCAATCTATAACGGAGAAGTCGCCTTAGATGCTAAGAAAGAAGATCTAGCAAAATCTCAGAAAAACCGTTTGGAATACCTACAAGGTTCTTTGCCTAACTCAGAAAAAGGAAGGGTAAACCTGGAGGATTTGGCAGGCAAATTATCCGAAGAACAGATTTCCGCTTTGGAATTTTTCGTAAGTATCCGCTTCAACGTGAAGTTGGAGGAAAAGAAGGATTAATCAGGGAATCATCATATAATGAAATATTTATTTAAGAAGGGAGTTTTTCTTCCCCTTCTATTTTTGGCTCAGCCTATTTTTATTGAGGAATTATTCTCTCAGACGGTTTGGGCTCCTTACCAAAGACAATTATGGGTTCGGACTACTGCAGTGAATTCCGTTTATGATTCGGCATATGTAGGTAAATATCATACAACTTACGACGATGATGTTCGGATCAACGTAGGTGCGCTCGCTTTCGAGTATGGGATTACTGATAGACTTACCGTGGATCTGCAGACCGGTTTCGGTAAATTGGGAAGAGTTCAATTGATAGATCGCTATTTTGGGACCTTAACTTCTGCGGAGCAACCCGATAAGTACGGGATCATAGATTCCAGAGCAGGCTTACGTTATAAGGTCATTGATGAATATGATTATGAATCTATCTGGGTCCCGACGATCAGTGTGAGGTTAGGCGGGATTAAAAAGGGCGATTATGATAGAAACCCTCAGGCTCTGGGAGATGGAGCTAACGGTGCAGAAGTAAATATCTACTTAGGTAAAGACTTTAATGTTTGGGGACTTGGCGCTCTGGGTGAATGGAGTTATAGAAGAAGAGAAAAACCTGTGCCAGACGATGTTCTCTATTACGGAGCATTATACAAACGTTTCTTGGATTCGTTCATCTTCATTGTTGGAAGTAGAGGACAGATCGGCCAGGGAGGATATGCGTTTGCGGACCCAAGAGGAACTCCTCCTTTAAACTTGATCCAAGTAGATCCGCCTTCTATCGCTCCTTTCGGACAAGATTGGTACAACTATTATCTGGAACACGAAAGGCCAGCATGGGGAAGAAAGGAAATATATCATAATCTAGAAGTGAGTTTAGGTTATACGGATAAATATGGGAATTACTATAACTTCTTCTATTCTCATACCTATTCCGGATATAACACCGCAATCTTGAGAACCTTCGGGTTCCTGATCAATTTTCCGTTTAACTTGTAGATCGGAGGAGAATATGTTCGGTTTAAAAATTAGAAATTTAGGAATTCGTTTATTGCTAATTACTTTTTTGGGAGCCTGTGATGCTCCGGAGTATCTCACTCCGTATCAAAAGTTCGCTTTGGTGCAACCTGTTCAGGTATTCGAGACTTCTCAACTTTTGTCGGTATCTAACGACGACTATAATAATAATACGTATGGACTGATCACTGCATCCACATTGGAATCTTGGAGAACAAATTGGGCAGCGAACCATCCTTCTGCGATCAGTGGACGATTGATTATTTTTCAGATCAGCGGAGGAGCGCTTTCCGGTTCTTATGTAAGACCTGAGATGGGAGTGAGAGTGTATGGGATCACAGCAACTTCTACAGATTATACTTTTTTTGGTCAGACTAGATTTAACGGTCTGATCGATACTGAGACAATCGTTCCGGAAGGAAAGAATATAGATGTATTCTTGAAACGTTTCGGCGTGAATCCTGCAACCGATCTGATTGTTCTGGCTCAGGACGTTCCAAGCGACGGGAACCTAATGTTAACATTACGTTCCTGGTATACATTATATTATTGGGGATTGGAAAGGACTCATCTCGCAGTTTTGAACGGAGCAGTTTCCACTAAGATCGCCGCATCTCAAATTATCGGTGGGTCTTCCTACACTGTTCCTACAACTAGCGGAGCAGGTACTGTAGGAAGTTTATATAGAGATCATACGATCTTGCAGGCCACACTCGCGGATGTTTTTAATGCCGTCCAAGGTATAACGAATCCAACATTCGAAAGTTCCACTCCTGCACCTGCTGGAGGAAGTTTCATTTTAGATGCAAGATCCACTGCTGAATACGATGGGACTGGAACCACTGTAGGACCTTCTAACTTGACTTGTGCGGATACTCCTAGTTGTTATACGCCTTTCGAAGGTCATATCAAAGGGGCAAAAAGTATTCCGTTTGCGAACTTCATCAACGCGAATAAGGAGTTCCTACCGAAATCGGATCTCCAAAATCTTCTATC
This window of the Leptospira hartskeerlii genome carries:
- a CDS encoding sulfurtransferase — translated: MKNTLINSSLLAIALGLLGNCGEGSSDSSALALAAIGGGTSSVKVASASDLAIESADDYNANQYGLITASTLRTWVTDWANNKPSGITGNLVIFQANKVGADANKSLILPTTGVKVFVSVSGNNTALYSWKTFRETRYNGLISIPGSTATTGGNGIISGASIDEWFQTYGLDPTKDLIVFASGNGDNYGAIGHQHYALRYWGIAHEHLAILNGTIKGQFPETELGNDTDESVPPLNGTFSVRQLKNIDNRILTLSIEDTIEVAKNNGHHSVKGLSSNVLISDNRTANNNNDISVYTSTAGWQEYNGGENTTGTTKSAGGAVAFEGHLKGAVFVPHYNVIDRTSLDNGYAYSTSAAGTFNTLKFKSKADVKDIWDTYGTTGGPNSGAPAYEEGQTILQYCRTNTRTQTSGISTQLILGRPSVFLEDGWSIFGFLAGNFPAANFNDDVTAGASSYPSVPVKFAADVQGAIESGARGSGDGPHYNTGVKKSTVDYFQINSSATTTKQAFVEDWNYKNQ
- a CDS encoding sulfurtransferase, whose product is MFGLKIRNLGIRLLLITFLGACDAPEYLTPYQKFALVQPVQVFETSQLLSVSNDDYNNNTYGLITASTLESWRTNWAANHPSAISGRLIIFQISGGALSGSYVRPEMGVRVYGITATSTDYTFFGQTRFNGLIDTETIVPEGKNIDVFLKRFGVNPATDLIVLAQDVPSDGNLMLTLRSWYTLYYWGLERTHLAVLNGAVSTKIAASQIIGGSSYTVPTTSGAGTVGSLYRDHTILQATLADVFNAVQGITNPTFESSTPAPAGGSFILDARSTAEYDGTGTTVGPSNLTCADTPSCYTPFEGHIKGAKSIPFANFINANKEFLPKSDLQNLLSTNGYTEGQTIIAYCRTNVRSSITGFATLAILGYPTRFYDGSWVEWGSLAYDSNGNWSNISAVSAWRTDRSSVTESITYNVGKSGIDASNISNLGTYFTPERSFAKGTNDIIDQDKKYLSGSASSGGGGGGSSGGGGGGNPCGG